Proteins encoded within one genomic window of Nordella sp. HKS 07:
- a CDS encoding molybdopterin-dependent oxidoreductase — protein MTTATSSIKTTCPRDCYDACGIIVNKRSGMIANVLGDPDHHITRGALCGKCAIAYNGSWRDPALRLSTPLKRIGPKGRGEFEPISWHDALEEIATRLKTVVTQGRARGILHTHYTGTVGLLGGAFPNRFFNRIGATEVDPDTVCNKAGHMALELVFGNSLDGFDPRTARDSRAILIWGANPSHSAPHQDKFWLKEARDHGAKIIVVDPIGHDTARGADIHLKLRPGSDAALAFALLHVLIARGLVDKDFLAAHTIGWEELVPAIQSMSPERAEELCGVARHLIEQAALAYGHGPSLLWLGQGAQRQPQGGNVFRAVSALVAFTGNLGKKGAGFCYMNGSNGRGIDMAMVTEPSLARAGTGSVSHMDLSATLDDKEQALVFINWNNNPAASSPGQRRLRHALERDDLFHVAIDLFHTDTTAYADIVLPAASFLEFNDLVLPYFDLTLSAQVKAIDPPGEALPNSEIFRRLAAAMGFKEPELFESDDALIERLIAQTPYPGSFADLARAGTVSLFPEPRVQFADFTFATPSGKIELASGRAVELGLPRTPLPDADPPPAQGSIRILSPASLWLMNSSYGNDKVIRRRLGPPTIMLHPDDAAASGFADGDPILLVNENGQLALTVTLSDAAQPGMGIVHKGRWPGASAGDANVNVLVSAAKSDMAQSTAVHGTEVRLLRPGAP, from the coding sequence ATGACCACAGCCACCTCGAGCATAAAGACGACCTGCCCCCGCGATTGCTATGACGCCTGCGGCATCATCGTGAACAAACGCAGCGGCATGATCGCCAATGTCCTGGGCGATCCCGATCACCACATCACGCGTGGCGCCCTCTGCGGCAAATGCGCCATTGCCTATAATGGCTCCTGGCGCGACCCGGCGCTTCGGCTTTCCACTCCCCTGAAGCGTATTGGACCTAAAGGCCGAGGTGAGTTCGAACCGATCTCCTGGCATGACGCATTGGAAGAGATCGCGACGCGGCTCAAAACAGTTGTCACCCAGGGCCGGGCACGCGGCATCCTCCATACGCATTATACCGGCACAGTCGGGCTTCTGGGTGGCGCCTTCCCCAACCGCTTCTTCAACCGCATCGGCGCCACCGAAGTCGATCCCGACACCGTCTGCAACAAGGCCGGTCATATGGCGCTGGAGCTCGTCTTCGGCAATTCGCTGGACGGCTTCGACCCGCGCACCGCAAGGGACAGCCGCGCCATCCTGATCTGGGGCGCGAACCCATCCCATTCGGCGCCACATCAGGACAAGTTCTGGCTCAAGGAGGCGCGTGACCACGGCGCCAAAATCATCGTCGTCGACCCGATCGGCCACGATACCGCCCGCGGCGCCGATATCCATCTGAAGCTCAGGCCGGGCAGCGACGCGGCGCTTGCTTTCGCGCTGCTGCATGTCCTCATCGCCAGAGGCCTTGTGGATAAGGACTTCCTCGCCGCCCATACCATCGGTTGGGAAGAGCTGGTGCCGGCGATCCAATCGATGTCGCCGGAGCGGGCGGAGGAGTTGTGCGGCGTCGCGCGTCATCTCATCGAGCAGGCCGCCTTGGCCTATGGGCACGGCCCCTCACTTCTCTGGCTCGGTCAGGGCGCGCAGCGCCAGCCGCAGGGCGGCAATGTCTTTCGGGCCGTCTCCGCTCTCGTCGCCTTTACCGGCAATCTCGGCAAGAAGGGCGCCGGATTCTGCTACATGAACGGCAGCAACGGGCGCGGCATCGACATGGCGATGGTCACCGAGCCGTCGCTCGCCCGTGCCGGCACCGGCTCGGTCAGTCATATGGACCTCTCCGCTACGCTGGATGACAAGGAACAGGCGCTTGTCTTCATCAACTGGAACAACAATCCAGCCGCCTCTTCTCCCGGACAGCGCCGCCTGCGCCACGCACTCGAACGCGACGATCTCTTTCATGTCGCCATCGATCTGTTTCACACCGACACGACGGCCTATGCCGACATCGTGTTGCCGGCCGCGAGCTTTCTTGAATTCAACGACCTGGTGCTTCCCTATTTCGATCTCACCTTGTCAGCGCAGGTGAAAGCTATCGATCCCCCGGGCGAAGCGCTGCCTAATTCCGAGATCTTCCGCCGGCTGGCTGCGGCGATGGGTTTCAAAGAGCCCGAACTCTTCGAGAGCGATGACGCTTTGATTGAACGCCTCATCGCGCAGACGCCCTATCCTGGCAGCTTTGCCGATCTCGCCAGGGCCGGCACCGTCAGCTTGTTTCCCGAGCCGCGCGTACAGTTTGCCGATTTCACTTTCGCAACGCCATCCGGAAAGATCGAGCTCGCCAGCGGGCGCGCTGTGGAACTGGGCCTGCCACGCACACCGCTTCCCGATGCCGATCCGCCGCCTGCCCAAGGCAGCATCCGCATCCTCTCACCGGCCTCGCTCTGGCTCATGAATTCGAGTTACGGCAATGACAAGGTCATCCGCCGCCGGCTCGGTCCGCCCACGATCATGCTTCACCCGGATGACGCGGCCGCAAGTGGCTTCGCGGATGGCGACCCCATCCTGCTCGTCAATGAGAATGGCCAGCTTGCGCTCACGGTCACACTGTCTGATGCGGCTCAGCCCGGCATGGGCATTGTCCACAAGGGCCGCTGGCCTGGCGCCTCGGCCGGAGACGCCAATGTCAACGTGCTGGTTTCGGCAGCCAAAAGCGACATGGCCCAGAGCACCGCGGTGCACGGTACGGAAGTTCGCTTGCTTCGTCCCGGCGCCCCCTAA
- a CDS encoding heavy metal translocating P-type ATPase, translating into MTSFSPRSVLVAIAVAGLAGGVFAWAIDAGWARWAWMAGTVPVLAALIFEIITSLRRGEVGLDLVAALSMSVALAFGEELAGNVVALMYAGGQVLESYAEGRARREMTALLGRAAHSAMRYVDGALEEVPIGQLVVGDLILLRHGEVAPVDGVLVSPEGLLDQSVLTGESLPVGKRAEDEILSGSTNAGDPVQVRATRPAAESTYANIVRLVAQAQESKAPSVRIADRYAIWFLVLTLVIAGLAWWLSGDMTRILPVLVVATPCPLILALPVAIISGMSRAAKGGVLVKSGGAIEALAKVKTAILDKTGTLTFGQARVSEIRTAEGWSQDEILRLAASLDQASSHVIAEALVAEAKGRGLALSMPTNVSETAGTGLEGRVDGKRVVVGGSRFVRDRSREGDPYALRKGIAEGSVVVAVAVAEKLAGIIILKDELRPDAPAMLAALRQAGIDRIVLASGDRQDVVDAVAGKLGITDAFGELTPSNKVDVVARESTSAPTMMVGDGVNDAPALASATVGIAMGARGSAASSESADVVLLVDRIASLTFAVTVAHRTRRIALESVLIGLGLSIAAMIVAAFGYLPPVQGALFQEAIDIAVIVNALRALR; encoded by the coding sequence ATGACGAGTTTCTCGCCGAGATCGGTTCTGGTAGCGATCGCGGTTGCAGGCTTGGCCGGCGGTGTCTTCGCCTGGGCGATTGATGCCGGCTGGGCCCGATGGGCCTGGATGGCGGGGACCGTGCCGGTTCTCGCGGCCTTGATCTTCGAGATCATCACCAGCCTCAGACGCGGCGAAGTGGGACTTGATCTGGTGGCCGCTTTGTCCATGTCGGTGGCGCTCGCATTCGGCGAGGAACTGGCCGGCAATGTCGTGGCGCTGATGTATGCCGGCGGGCAGGTGCTCGAAAGCTATGCCGAGGGCCGCGCCCGCCGCGAGATGACCGCACTTCTGGGACGCGCCGCGCACAGCGCGATGCGCTACGTGGATGGCGCGCTCGAAGAGGTTCCGATCGGCCAGCTGGTGGTGGGCGATCTGATTTTGCTGCGCCACGGTGAGGTGGCTCCGGTCGACGGCGTCCTGGTATCGCCCGAAGGCCTGCTCGATCAGTCGGTGCTCACCGGCGAAAGCCTGCCCGTCGGCAAGCGGGCGGAGGATGAGATTCTCAGCGGTTCCACCAATGCCGGCGATCCCGTGCAGGTGAGAGCGACACGGCCGGCCGCTGAGAGCACCTATGCAAATATCGTGCGCCTGGTCGCCCAGGCGCAGGAAAGCAAAGCGCCGAGCGTGCGCATCGCCGATCGCTACGCGATCTGGTTTTTGGTGCTCACCCTCGTCATTGCCGGCCTCGCCTGGTGGCTGTCGGGAGATATGACCCGCATTCTTCCGGTCCTGGTCGTGGCCACCCCGTGTCCGCTGATCCTGGCGCTGCCGGTGGCGATAATCTCCGGCATGTCGCGCGCCGCCAAAGGCGGCGTCCTGGTCAAGAGCGGTGGCGCGATCGAGGCGCTGGCCAAGGTCAAGACCGCCATTCTTGACAAGACCGGCACGCTCACTTTCGGCCAGGCGCGGGTCAGCGAGATCCGTACCGCGGAAGGCTGGAGCCAGGACGAGATCTTGAGGCTCGCGGCCTCGCTCGATCAGGCGTCGAGCCATGTCATTGCCGAAGCGCTCGTTGCCGAGGCGAAGGGGCGCGGTCTCGCCTTGTCCATGCCGACGAATGTGAGCGAGACCGCCGGCACCGGTCTCGAAGGCAGGGTCGACGGAAAGCGTGTGGTCGTCGGCGGCAGCCGCTTCGTGCGTGACCGGAGCCGCGAAGGCGATCCTTACGCGCTGCGCAAGGGGATCGCGGAAGGCAGCGTGGTCGTGGCGGTAGCCGTGGCTGAGAAACTCGCGGGCATCATCATCCTCAAGGACGAGTTGCGCCCCGACGCGCCGGCGATGTTGGCGGCGCTGAGGCAGGCTGGGATTGACCGCATTGTGCTCGCCTCGGGTGACCGCCAGGACGTCGTGGATGCGGTTGCCGGCAAACTCGGCATCACGGATGCTTTCGGCGAATTGACGCCGTCCAACAAGGTGGACGTCGTTGCGCGCGAGAGTACAAGCGCCCCGACAATGATGGTGGGCGACGGCGTCAATGATGCGCCGGCCCTGGCGAGCGCCACGGTCGGTATCGCCATGGGCGCCAGGGGGTCGGCGGCGTCTTCGGAAAGCGCCGACGTCGTGCTGCTGGTTGACCGGATCGCCAGCCTGACCTTCGCGGTGACGGTCGCCCATCGCACCCGCCGCATCGCGCTGGAAAGCGTGCTCATTGGCCTTGGCCTGTCCATTGCCGCGATGATCGTCGCCGCCTTCGGCTATCTCCCGCCGGTGCAAGGCGCGCTATTCCAGGAAGCGATCGATATCGCCGTCATCGTCAATGCCCTGCGGGCCCTGCGCTGA
- a CDS encoding helix-turn-helix domain-containing protein: protein MTLPKPGDPAPAAAVGEFHERSVAPALSDVFACVWTHRMPKTGTPPIVVTPDGTIDLQWIGGALRIAGPDKEPLTEIIPAGTDVVGFRFHPGAAHGWLGLPVCEITSRRIGLEELWGAKARRLAEHIGGVEDIERVLIQFRPEQERGDAVMRAAFALIAQGPPPGAALVAWLGRALHLSERSLRRRFEENFGYGPKTLDRILRYQRFLRLRRASPATSTTLIALDAGYADQAHLVRESRRLTGRTPSIYPVVRNRSQARR, encoded by the coding sequence ATGACCCTGCCCAAACCAGGAGACCCGGCGCCCGCCGCTGCAGTGGGCGAGTTCCACGAGCGGTCGGTCGCGCCGGCTCTCAGCGATGTGTTCGCGTGTGTCTGGACGCACCGCATGCCCAAAACCGGCACGCCGCCCATTGTCGTGACACCCGACGGCACCATCGATCTGCAGTGGATCGGCGGCGCCTTGCGCATCGCCGGTCCCGACAAGGAGCCGCTGACCGAAATCATCCCGGCTGGAACGGACGTCGTCGGCTTCCGCTTCCATCCCGGCGCAGCGCATGGCTGGCTGGGACTGCCCGTCTGCGAGATCACGAGCCGGCGCATCGGCCTCGAGGAGCTATGGGGCGCCAAAGCGCGACGCCTCGCCGAGCATATCGGCGGGGTGGAGGATATCGAGCGTGTGCTCATCCAATTTCGCCCCGAGCAAGAGCGCGGCGATGCGGTCATGCGCGCGGCGTTCGCCTTGATCGCGCAAGGTCCACCACCTGGCGCCGCGCTCGTTGCCTGGCTCGGACGCGCGTTGCATCTGAGCGAGCGCAGCCTCAGACGCCGCTTCGAGGAGAATTTCGGCTACGGCCCGAAGACCCTCGACCGTATCCTGCGTTATCAGCGCTTCCTGCGTCTGCGGCGCGCGTCACCGGCGACTTCGACGACCCTCATCGCCCTGGACGCCGGCTATGCCGACCAGGCGCATCTGGTGCGTGAAAGCCGTCGCCTCACCGGGCGCACACCTTCCATATATCCGGTCGTCAGAAATCGATCGCAAGCGCGCCGGTGA
- a CDS encoding VOC family protein — translation MKPRISVLSLGVDNLETALRFYRDGLGLPTEGVIGQEFEHGEVAFFDLAHGFKLALFARRDIAHDAGIKETPRSPTEFTIGHNVASESEVDQVMRRAIASGARLVKPAQKTFWGGYAGYFQDPDDHLWEIVYNPALLPEE, via the coding sequence ATGAAACCCAGAATCAGCGTCCTATCGCTCGGGGTCGACAATCTCGAAACCGCGCTGCGCTTCTACAGAGACGGTCTCGGACTGCCGACTGAGGGCGTCATCGGGCAGGAATTCGAACATGGCGAAGTGGCCTTCTTCGATCTCGCGCATGGCTTCAAGCTCGCGCTTTTCGCCCGCCGCGACATCGCGCATGACGCAGGCATCAAGGAGACGCCGCGCAGTCCGACCGAATTCACCATTGGGCACAATGTGGCGAGCGAGAGCGAGGTCGATCAAGTGATGCGTCGGGCGATCGCTTCAGGCGCGCGCCTCGTCAAGCCGGCGCAGAAGACCTTCTGGGGCGGCTATGCCGGCTATTTCCAGGACCCCGACGATCATCTCTGGGAAATCGTCTACAATCCGGCACTCCTGCCGGAAGAGTGA
- a CDS encoding rhodanese-like domain-containing protein, whose translation MSSQSGSSEGSRTPSITLLDVRPEAEYAVGHVPGALNIPVAELERRLIELPDDQEIIAYCRGPHCALSAEAVRALRAKGYKARHFESGLPGWQALGLAVSSVHSSGRSAGL comes from the coding sequence TTGTCAAGTCAGAGTGGCTCGAGCGAAGGAAGTCGAACCCCGAGCATAACCTTGCTCGACGTGCGCCCGGAAGCGGAATACGCCGTGGGTCATGTGCCGGGCGCGCTCAACATCCCTGTCGCGGAGCTCGAACGCCGGCTCATCGAACTGCCCGATGACCAGGAAATCATCGCCTATTGCCGCGGCCCCCATTGCGCTCTTTCCGCTGAAGCGGTCCGGGCCTTGCGTGCCAAAGGCTACAAGGCCCGGCATTTCGAAAGCGGGCTTCCCGGCTGGCAGGCTCTGGGCCTTGCAGTCTCCTCTGTTCACTCTTCCGGCAGGAGTGCCGGATTGTAG
- a CDS encoding integrase family protein encodes MAARPLTRATVAAFVKGGVPAAKAQLVLWDARPIGFGLKLRASGSASWVYVFRPKGVTGAPPRTITIGSYPSLALDDARREALRHVATVAAGGDPAADLRAARAKVKSRIANALDAYAGDLDRRGVVGRTGVMSALRRGLAPMLDADLRALDQPILIARITAIATQPQRRKDGTLYTTPGSAREFRKNCHAFLAWCTATGLVKYNPLAGYRIVRRTRAELLSGAGLREGKALDDAEIAKVWGAAAGLGAFGALVRLGLLTGLRRAEMATLEWSDIGADMITIPAARSKMGRAHHVPLTGLMREILSNQPRRHGAGLVFPSRVSGGVLHGWSRLVSRLVRESGVAMRLHDTRRTLRTLMSRLGVDEAVAELCIGHVRKGLVGVYNRDLMWPARVAAFVRVSAHVEGLLGLDVAPPAP; translated from the coding sequence ATGGCGGCAAGGCCGTTGACGAGGGCGACAGTCGCGGCGTTCGTGAAGGGCGGCGTGCCTGCGGCCAAGGCGCAGCTGGTCCTGTGGGACGCCAGGCCGATCGGCTTCGGCCTCAAGCTGCGCGCCAGCGGCAGCGCCAGCTGGGTCTATGTGTTCAGGCCGAAAGGCGTCACCGGTGCTCCCCCGCGGACCATCACGATCGGCTCGTACCCGTCGCTCGCTCTCGATGATGCGCGTCGTGAGGCGCTTCGTCATGTTGCGACGGTTGCCGCCGGCGGCGATCCTGCCGCCGATCTGCGGGCGGCGCGCGCCAAGGTCAAATCACGGATCGCCAACGCCCTTGACGCCTACGCGGGCGATCTTGACCGGCGCGGCGTCGTCGGCCGGACCGGCGTCATGTCCGCCCTCCGGCGCGGTCTGGCGCCGATGCTCGATGCGGATCTCAGGGCTCTCGACCAGCCCATTCTGATCGCGCGGATCACGGCGATCGCCACTCAGCCCCAGCGCCGCAAGGACGGCACGCTCTACACGACGCCGGGCAGTGCCCGGGAATTTCGCAAGAATTGCCACGCCTTCCTGGCCTGGTGCACGGCAACGGGCCTGGTGAAGTATAACCCTCTCGCCGGTTATCGTATCGTCCGGCGTACCCGCGCCGAGCTGCTGTCCGGCGCCGGCCTGCGTGAGGGCAAGGCCCTCGACGACGCCGAGATCGCCAAGGTCTGGGGCGCCGCCGCCGGCCTCGGCGCCTTCGGCGCCCTGGTCCGGCTCGGCCTGCTCACCGGTTTGCGGCGCGCCGAGATGGCGACGCTCGAGTGGTCGGATATCGGCGCCGACATGATCACCATTCCGGCCGCGCGCTCGAAGATGGGCCGCGCCCATCACGTGCCGCTCACCGGTTTGATGCGGGAAATCCTCAGCAACCAGCCGCGCCGTCACGGCGCCGGGCTGGTGTTTCCGAGCCGGGTCAGCGGCGGCGTTTTGCATGGTTGGTCGAGATTGGTGTCGAGATTGGTCCGTGAATCGGGCGTGGCGATGCGGCTACACGATACGCGGCGCACGCTTCGGACCCTGATGTCGCGGCTTGGCGTCGACGAGGCGGTCGCCGAACTGTGCATCGGCCATGTGCGTAAGGGCTTGGTCGGCGTCTACAACCGCGATCTCATGTGGCCGGCCAGGGTGGCGGCCTTCGTCCGCGTCTCGGCGCATGTCGAGGGCCTGCTTGGTCTCGACGTCGCTCCGCCAGCTCCGTGA